One genomic region from candidate division KSB1 bacterium encodes:
- a CDS encoding PhoH family protein: protein METQTEEKEKQTVRRIPLPGVDQVALFGSQDAHLKLMQREFGVQFVARGAQLLVRGSGHAVELVERVLSELLKLLERGGALTVHDVNTVVGLVKNSQLAETRPPAHAVEREPLPVVLMAHRGPIRPRSEGQARYVRLVADNDIVFAIGPAGTGKTYLAVAMAVAHLQAREVERIILARPAVEAGESLGFLPGDLKEKVDPYLRPLYDALYDMLPAEKLRRFLEVGVIEIVPLAYMRGRTLNHAFVILDEAQNSTALQMKMFLTRLGIGSKAIVTGDITQIDLPSSTESGLVQIQRVVAGIEGIAFAYLTDQDVVRHRLVRDIIRAYDNFQAKTQRDREAGEANG, encoded by the coding sequence ATGGAGACGCAGACCGAAGAAAAGGAGAAACAGACAGTACGGCGCATCCCTCTGCCTGGGGTGGACCAGGTTGCCCTGTTTGGTAGCCAAGATGCCCACCTCAAGTTGATGCAGCGCGAATTCGGGGTGCAGTTTGTGGCACGCGGGGCACAACTGTTGGTGCGCGGCTCGGGACATGCCGTGGAGCTGGTGGAGAGAGTGCTCAGTGAGCTCCTGAAGCTCCTGGAGCGTGGCGGCGCCCTGACTGTTCACGACGTGAACACAGTGGTGGGGCTCGTCAAGAATAGTCAATTGGCCGAGACAAGGCCCCCCGCCCATGCCGTTGAGCGCGAGCCGCTGCCGGTGGTGCTGATGGCCCACCGCGGGCCCATACGGCCGCGCTCAGAGGGGCAGGCGCGCTATGTGCGCCTGGTGGCCGACAACGATATCGTTTTCGCCATCGGCCCGGCCGGCACAGGTAAGACCTACTTAGCCGTGGCGATGGCGGTGGCACATCTGCAGGCGCGCGAGGTGGAACGCATCATTCTGGCGCGACCTGCAGTGGAGGCGGGTGAAAGCCTCGGCTTCCTCCCGGGGGACCTCAAGGAAAAGGTTGACCCCTATCTTCGTCCCCTCTATGATGCCCTTTATGACATGCTTCCGGCGGAAAAGCTCCGCCGTTTCCTCGAAGTCGGAGTGATTGAAATTGTTCCGCTGGCTTACATGCGCGGCCGTACACTGAATCACGCCTTTGTGATTCTTGACGAGGCGCAAAACAGCACCGCCCTCCAGATGAAGATGTTTCTCACACGCCTGGGGATCGGCTCCAAGGCCATCGTCACAGGGGACATCACCCAGATCGATCTGCCTTCGTCCACAGAATCTGGCCTGGTGCAAATCCAGCGAGTAGTGGCTGGCATCGAAGGGATCGCCTTTGCCTACCTGACCGACCAGGATGTGGTTCGCCACCGCTTGGTGCGGGATATCATCAGGGCTTACGACAACTTCCAGGCCAAGACGCAACGTGACCGGGAGGCCGGGGAGGCAAATGGCTGA
- a CDS encoding DUF2961 domain-containing protein: protein MSFKRSLRLVTLTVCLSCCGTLMAQSVVESFSLGRLPYFKPSRLRQISSYDRTGGNADRLSIPRGQTAVLADIHGPGVITRIWVTIACRDPHFLRRIVLRMFWDEEPSPSVLCPIGDFFGSGFGYTHYTSLLLGMSSGGYYCYLPMPFSRRARIEVVNETDYDIDAFYYHINYQELRRLDDDVGRFHAQWRREPQTSPGKNYTILEAEGLGHFVGCNMNMQGRSGDITYLEGDEMIYVDGEVAPSIYGTGTEDYFSSGWYFSHGTYAGPLHGCIIKDEEQARVVAYRFHVGDAIPFRRSLLVTIEHGHGNEVPADYSSVAYWYQKEPHRPFPPLPPPKARIPLRVVVPSGGLEAEELSAMVVRTDSGRLVVEGMEVHGAEWSNGKQLAFRGASAGDEVVLPFQVPTSDLYDVLCFLTKGPAYGQVVLSVLGHEAACDCYAPEVIHGGALVIPKVKLSQGAHRLVVKVTGKAEEAQACDVGVDYLLLRPRRQFVRDWLLIGPFDTAAQDDGAAGLLTVWPPERAVEVGATYVGKGGVTAQWRLVQADSAGYVNMDALLDPNDYAAAYALTYVHSPRAQTVTVYLGSDDGVRLWVNDTLVHHNPLQRPAAPDQDTVSVQLEAGWNKLLVKVVEVLGAWGFYLRIPDPEGELTFSTSPR from the coding sequence GTGAGCTTCAAGCGGTCCTTGCGGCTGGTTACTTTGACGGTGTGCTTGTCCTGTTGTGGCACACTGATGGCGCAGTCCGTGGTTGAATCGTTTTCCCTCGGGCGGTTGCCGTACTTCAAACCGAGTAGACTGCGGCAAATTTCCAGTTACGACCGGACTGGCGGCAACGCGGACCGGCTAAGCATCCCCCGTGGTCAGACCGCCGTGCTCGCCGATATACACGGTCCGGGGGTCATCACTCGTATCTGGGTGACTATTGCCTGCCGCGACCCGCATTTCCTGCGGCGCATCGTGCTGCGCATGTTTTGGGATGAGGAGCCGTCGCCAAGCGTGCTGTGTCCCATCGGAGACTTTTTCGGCAGTGGATTCGGTTACACGCACTACACATCGCTGCTGCTCGGTATGTCCAGCGGAGGCTATTACTGTTACCTTCCGATGCCATTTTCCAGGCGCGCCCGCATCGAGGTGGTCAACGAGACCGACTATGATATCGATGCCTTTTACTACCACATCAACTACCAAGAGCTGCGGCGGCTTGATGATGACGTGGGTCGGTTTCACGCGCAGTGGCGGCGTGAACCGCAGACCAGTCCTGGCAAGAACTACACCATCCTGGAGGCCGAGGGGCTGGGACACTTTGTTGGGTGCAACATGAACATGCAGGGGCGAAGTGGGGACATCACCTATCTGGAGGGTGATGAGATGATCTACGTAGACGGGGAGGTGGCGCCGTCGATTTACGGGACAGGCACTGAGGACTATTTCAGCAGCGGGTGGTATTTCAGCCACGGAACCTACGCGGGGCCCCTGCACGGTTGCATCATCAAGGACGAGGAGCAGGCAAGAGTGGTCGCATACCGCTTCCATGTGGGGGATGCGATACCGTTTCGTCGTTCTCTCCTGGTCACGATCGAGCACGGACATGGAAACGAGGTGCCGGCCGATTACAGCAGTGTTGCGTATTGGTACCAGAAGGAGCCCCACAGGCCCTTCCCGCCGTTGCCGCCGCCCAAAGCTCGCATTCCCCTGCGCGTGGTTGTTCCCTCTGGAGGTCTGGAAGCGGAAGAACTATCTGCGATGGTAGTGCGCACCGATTCCGGACGGCTGGTGGTTGAGGGAATGGAGGTACACGGCGCAGAGTGGAGCAATGGCAAGCAGCTGGCCTTCCGCGGTGCGAGTGCAGGAGACGAGGTTGTGCTCCCATTCCAGGTACCGACGTCGGACCTGTACGATGTGCTCTGTTTTCTGACCAAGGGCCCAGCTTACGGGCAGGTCGTGTTGTCAGTGCTGGGCCACGAGGCTGCATGTGACTGCTATGCGCCGGAGGTGATACACGGAGGTGCGCTGGTCATCCCGAAGGTAAAGCTCAGCCAGGGGGCGCACCGCCTGGTGGTGAAGGTTACGGGAAAGGCGGAGGAGGCCCAGGCCTGTGACGTGGGAGTGGACTATCTTCTGCTCAGGCCGCGCCGGCAATTCGTGAGGGACTGGTTGCTCATAGGGCCCTTCGATACGGCCGCCCAGGATGACGGTGCCGCCGGATTGCTCACCGTGTGGCCCCCTGAACGCGCAGTAGAGGTTGGCGCGACCTACGTAGGCAAAGGCGGAGTTACTGCGCAGTGGCGCCTCGTCCAGGCCGACTCTGCGGGCTATGTGAACATGGACGCCCTCCTCGACCCCAATGACTATGCTGCAGCCTACGCTCTGACGTATGTGCACTCGCCCCGTGCCCAGACGGTCACAGTCTACCTGGGCAGCGACGATGGGGTGCGTCTGTGGGTGAACGACACTTTGGTGCATCACAACCCACTGCAACGGCCTGCAGCCCCGGACCAAGACACTGTATCTGTCCAACTCGAAGCCGGTTGGAACAAGCTGCTAGTGAAAGTCGTGGAGGTACTCGGCGCATGGGGCTTCTATTTGCGGATTCCAGATCCTGAGGGGGAACTAACCTTCAGTACTTCGCCGCGATGA
- a CDS encoding hemolysin family protein, which translates to MLSPVLGGLVLLVVLLVLSALTSAAETSFFALSELELERLREAGKGASERVVRLRSRPRHLLVAILTANTAINVAVAVVTTLTSVRVASSFGLSRNVAAAVAGVLITLAILVFAEIAPKLLAVRSPSQRAQQLSLFVLGLFFLLYPVTLVLNAFATAVARLSGTRPEGLALSQDELKVMVEVADQQGYLEEEEREMIHSIFEFGETQVREIMVPRVDMVCAETGASIEELVGLITKHGHTRIPIYERSVDNIRGIIHAKDLLPYLNQPGARPSLESLARPVIFVPDSKPINEMLREFQTQRTHMAIVVDEYGGTVGLVTLEDVIEEIVGEIQDEYDEEPALVRPTGEHTWLVDAKISIEELNEALGLTLPTEEGYDTLGGFLLHRMGHLPQQKEEVREGDITFVIERVVKRRIKRVRVMKRTSQAS; encoded by the coding sequence GTGCTTAGTCCTGTGCTAGGTGGTCTAGTTTTGTTGGTGGTCCTCCTTGTCCTTTCGGCCCTTACCTCAGCGGCCGAGACATCCTTTTTTGCCCTTTCGGAGCTTGAACTGGAGCGACTGCGGGAGGCAGGGAAAGGCGCATCGGAGCGCGTGGTTCGCCTTCGCTCGCGCCCGCGGCACCTCCTTGTGGCCATCCTCACAGCTAATACCGCGATTAACGTGGCCGTGGCGGTGGTGACGACTCTTACCTCGGTGCGAGTGGCGAGCTCCTTCGGGCTGAGCAGGAACGTCGCCGCGGCAGTGGCCGGAGTCCTGATTACGCTGGCTATTCTCGTTTTTGCGGAGATAGCTCCCAAGCTGCTCGCGGTACGTAGCCCCTCGCAACGGGCGCAACAACTCTCGCTCTTTGTGTTGGGGCTCTTCTTCCTGCTCTACCCAGTTACTCTCGTTCTGAATGCGTTTGCAACAGCGGTGGCTCGCCTCTCTGGTACGCGCCCCGAGGGGCTGGCGCTATCACAGGACGAACTTAAGGTGATGGTGGAAGTCGCCGACCAGCAGGGCTACCTCGAGGAAGAAGAGCGGGAGATGATTCACTCCATCTTTGAGTTCGGCGAGACTCAGGTGCGAGAGATTATGGTGCCGCGCGTGGACATGGTCTGTGCCGAAACAGGCGCCAGCATTGAGGAGCTTGTCGGGCTGATTACCAAGCATGGCCATACGCGTATTCCGATCTACGAACGCAGTGTGGACAACATCCGCGGCATCATCCATGCGAAGGACTTGTTGCCTTACCTGAACCAACCGGGCGCTCGGCCGTCCTTGGAGAGCCTAGCACGGCCGGTCATTTTCGTGCCGGACTCCAAGCCAATCAACGAGATGCTGAGGGAGTTTCAGACACAGCGTACTCACATGGCCATCGTCGTGGATGAGTACGGGGGCACTGTGGGGCTGGTCACACTTGAGGACGTGATTGAGGAGATCGTAGGGGAGATTCAGGACGAATACGACGAGGAGCCTGCCCTCGTGCGTCCCACCGGTGAGCACACCTGGCTCGTGGATGCAAAGATCAGCATTGAGGAGCTCAACGAGGCTTTGGGCCTGACTCTGCCCACCGAAGAGGGTTATGATACACTTGGCGGATTTCTTCTGCATCGCATGGGGCACCTCCCGCAGCAGAAGGAGGAGGTGCGCGAGGGTGATATCACTTTTGTCATCGAGCGAGTTGTGAAGCGGCGCATTAAGCGCGTACGCGTAATGAAAAGGACGTCCCAGGCTAGCTGA
- a CDS encoding YfiM family protein, whose amino-acid sequence MLRILGHGRSEWLFCSWMGLAVCMTATELAAQVSEGHSTTSGDGLHSLRAELRPFSGGRRDGERHHLKPDTSCILSAMMRGEFSDRGVVPGVRLERVAGATLALVAANVAAYAHFHEVWWDHPRTRFHLYRGWRRSSGAYDLGPDDSLWHHVDKCGHFFSASQLSRHGAATARWVGLSAAQADWAGFLLASFLMLEIEVYDGFFAEWGFSLGDFLANEVGAAFPVLQRRHPAWRKLAIKLSYCPSGDPVYGRYLVEDYAGMTFWLCLDEDLFLPHKARRFWPDILDVAIGYGVTAKTGGAPELYVALDIDLRQVRVSNGVLRPLVAALEAVHLPAPALRLTPSRVAYFLYF is encoded by the coding sequence TTGCTGCGGATCCTCGGACACGGACGATCAGAGTGGCTGTTCTGCTCATGGATGGGCCTGGCGGTGTGCATGACTGCCACCGAGTTGGCAGCTCAGGTATCCGAAGGCCATAGCACAACGTCAGGTGACGGCCTTCACTCCCTCAGGGCAGAACTCCGTCCATTCTCCGGTGGCCGCAGAGACGGTGAACGGCACCACCTGAAGCCAGATACCTCGTGCATCCTGTCTGCAATGATGAGGGGGGAGTTTTCCGATCGTGGTGTGGTCCCTGGAGTTCGCCTTGAGCGGGTTGCTGGTGCTACGTTGGCGCTGGTGGCCGCGAATGTCGCCGCCTATGCGCATTTTCACGAGGTGTGGTGGGACCACCCGCGCACACGTTTCCACCTGTACCGTGGCTGGCGGCGGAGCAGTGGTGCCTACGACCTGGGTCCCGACGACAGCCTGTGGCACCACGTGGACAAATGCGGTCACTTCTTCAGCGCCAGCCAACTCTCCCGCCACGGGGCCGCGACGGCACGCTGGGTAGGTCTGTCGGCTGCCCAGGCCGATTGGGCCGGCTTCCTACTGGCCTCGTTCCTGATGCTTGAAATTGAGGTCTATGACGGCTTTTTCGCTGAATGGGGGTTTAGCCTGGGCGACTTTTTGGCCAACGAGGTTGGGGCGGCTTTTCCCGTCCTCCAGCGCCGCCACCCGGCCTGGCGTAAACTGGCCATCAAGCTCAGCTATTGCCCCTCCGGCGATCCTGTGTACGGCCGGTACCTGGTCGAAGACTATGCCGGCATGACCTTCTGGTTATGCTTAGACGAGGACCTATTTCTGCCCCACAAGGCGCGTCGCTTCTGGCCGGACATCCTGGATGTAGCCATTGGTTACGGCGTGACGGCGAAAACCGGTGGGGCGCCGGAACTTTACGTGGCGCTGGATATCGACCTCCGGCAGGTGAGGGTGAGCAATGGTGTCCTTCGGCCCTTGGTGGCAGCCCTGGAGGCCGTCCACTTGCCTGCTCCTGCGTTGCGGCTGACACCCAGCAGGGTTGCCTACTTCTTGTACTTCTGA
- a CDS encoding radical SAM protein — translation MGRSATDTAPSYLDLYERGELHERIAALRRILRSCTLCARQCRVNRLGGQIGYCKAGARASVSSAFPHFGEEAPLVGMHGSGTIFLAHCNLRCVFCQNYEISHGGEGREVAPEALASMMLALQKAGCHNINFVTPTHYTPQLVEALPLAIEGGLHVPLVYNCGGYESVETIMLLEGVFDIYMPDAKFSNPTWAERYCAAPDYFEVNKRVLREMHRQVGVLKLDDRGIAYRGVLIRHLVMPNGVAGSEAVLRFVAEELSPESYVNVMAQYRPCYHAHQFPEIARPVSHREVAEAVAVARRFGLHRGLAEYHDALW, via the coding sequence ATGGGGCGGAGCGCCACTGACACTGCCCCGTCCTACCTTGATCTGTACGAGCGGGGCGAGCTGCATGAGCGCATCGCGGCGCTGCGCCGCATCTTGCGTTCGTGCACACTGTGTGCTCGCCAGTGCCGGGTAAACCGGCTCGGCGGCCAGATCGGCTATTGCAAGGCCGGCGCACGCGCGAGCGTGTCAAGTGCCTTCCCTCACTTTGGCGAGGAAGCGCCCCTGGTAGGGATGCATGGCTCAGGGACCATTTTCTTGGCTCACTGCAACTTGCGCTGCGTATTCTGCCAGAACTACGAGATCAGCCACGGCGGAGAGGGACGCGAGGTGGCGCCTGAGGCCCTGGCTAGTATGATGCTCGCTTTGCAGAAGGCCGGGTGCCACAACATCAACTTCGTTACGCCTACCCACTACACGCCGCAGCTCGTCGAGGCCCTTCCCTTGGCCATCGAGGGTGGGCTCCATGTGCCACTGGTCTACAACTGCGGCGGGTACGAGTCGGTGGAGACCATTATGCTGTTGGAGGGCGTGTTCGATATCTATATGCCAGATGCAAAGTTCTCCAACCCGACCTGGGCAGAACGGTACTGCGCGGCACCTGACTACTTCGAGGTGAACAAGCGAGTCCTGCGCGAGATGCACCGTCAGGTGGGCGTGCTGAAGCTGGACGATCGAGGCATTGCGTACCGAGGGGTCCTCATCCGGCACCTCGTGATGCCCAACGGGGTGGCCGGCTCCGAGGCCGTGTTGCGCTTCGTCGCCGAGGAGCTTTCACCTGAATCGTACGTGAACGTTATGGCGCAGTACCGACCTTGCTATCACGCGCATCAGTTCCCGGAAATAGCTCGGCCCGTCAGCCACAGGGAGGTTGCAGAAGCCGTGGCCGTAGCACGGCGCTTTGGCCTCCACCGCGGACTGGCCGAGTACCACGATGCCCTGTGGTGA
- the ybeY gene encoding rRNA maturation RNase YbeY, whose amino-acid sequence MSGRRATVRFYSVHPSKRVAISPLKRVAEAVIAREARVPKVALTVVLCDDQTVQELNARFLNHDYPTDVLAFPLEEEEGAREGEVYVSLDRAEEQARAYGVDFAQEVCRLVVHGVLHLLGYDDQGSACRKVMHARQEEYVGLYDELVGSKADNAHGGT is encoded by the coding sequence TTGAGTGGGCGACGCGCAACGGTTCGTTTCTATAGCGTGCACCCGTCTAAGCGCGTGGCCATCAGCCCTCTGAAGCGGGTGGCCGAGGCCGTTATTGCGCGCGAAGCCCGTGTGCCAAAGGTAGCACTTACTGTGGTCCTCTGCGATGACCAAACCGTGCAAGAGCTCAATGCTCGTTTTCTCAATCATGACTACCCAACCGATGTGCTCGCTTTTCCTTTAGAAGAGGAAGAGGGCGCCAGAGAAGGTGAAGTGTACGTCAGTCTGGACAGGGCGGAGGAGCAGGCGCGCGCCTATGGCGTCGACTTCGCGCAGGAGGTCTGTCGCTTGGTTGTACATGGGGTGCTTCATTTGCTGGGTTATGATGACCAGGGGTCAGCCTGTAGAAAAGTGATGCATGCCCGGCAAGAGGAGTATGTGGGTCTGTATGATGAATTGGTCGGCTCAAAGGCCGACAATGCGCACGGAGGTACATAG
- a CDS encoding HDIG domain-containing protein, translating into MAERTIAQGSWGGWLERLGKLLLRRGRGARKPKEWSSSAVTRLQIGVAVAMVLGVALLFPGPRSLGTFTLREGDVYIGEQIIAPFTFAINKNPQEYAADVEAAKRRVAPVFVRHAEADSRQLAAMDSLLEQLYATWAAPVPPGQKKDSLVALFKRYGVLLSGEDLTFFLEAKAPQRRIRPGMKANGEPASARLLATVREVGEEVLSVGILDVEKDKLSGAGKISVLSDGVETLEELAYYRGPKEAQEFALQKIRDALGPDPVLTRIAFQLLARFLQPNVLFDHGETEARIATEVATVPRAKGMVLEGERIIDSHEKVTAHHVEILNSLAEARAEQGARNFGRQVLRFLGRVLLSGFCFLVLAVFVHRERRQALYDPRYLLLLALVLLIVVGVAYGVNRLSLSANLIPAAVAAMLLTIFFDPRVAFVAMVVLGAILGAMRGNDFGVFVTCVLVGSASILSVTRVRKRNWVVRSLAITSLAYLASIAVLGLIRESSLAELLREWAYGLTNGVVSPIVAYGLVVVFELAFEITTDMTYLELSDLNNPLLRELALNAPGTYHHSIMVGNLAEAGAEAIGANGLLVRVGAYYHDIGKMDKPDYFVENQRGGRNPQDRLSPTMSALVLLNHVRRGSEMAVEHGLPSEIRDCIEQHHGTSVMSYFYQKAKEQNGANAVREDEFRYPGPKPQTKETALLMLADAVEAASRSLKDPSVSRLRTLVAQIIDERFREGELDESPLTLRDLNKVGEAFLKILIGRYHRRVEYPKPEPSRAPAAGEEHER; encoded by the coding sequence ATGGCTGAGCGGACTATAGCCCAGGGCTCCTGGGGCGGATGGCTTGAACGCCTGGGAAAGCTTCTTCTGCGACGGGGAAGGGGAGCGCGCAAGCCGAAAGAGTGGAGCTCAAGCGCGGTCACCCGCCTGCAGATTGGGGTGGCGGTTGCCATGGTACTCGGTGTGGCGTTGCTCTTCCCAGGCCCACGCTCGTTGGGCACCTTCACGCTCCGGGAGGGCGATGTCTACATCGGAGAACAGATCATCGCCCCATTCACGTTCGCCATCAACAAGAATCCGCAGGAGTATGCTGCAGACGTAGAGGCGGCAAAGCGTCGCGTTGCCCCCGTGTTTGTGCGTCACGCGGAAGCTGACTCGCGGCAGTTGGCGGCCATGGACTCCTTGTTGGAGCAACTCTATGCCACCTGGGCCGCCCCTGTGCCGCCAGGGCAGAAAAAGGACTCGCTCGTGGCGCTGTTCAAGCGCTACGGCGTGCTGTTAAGCGGGGAGGACCTGACCTTTTTTCTCGAGGCCAAAGCTCCCCAGCGGAGAATTCGTCCCGGCATGAAGGCAAATGGGGAGCCTGCCTCGGCGCGTCTGTTGGCCACCGTGCGGGAAGTGGGGGAAGAAGTACTCTCGGTCGGTATCCTGGATGTGGAGAAGGACAAGCTCTCCGGCGCTGGCAAGATTTCAGTGTTGAGCGATGGCGTGGAGACGCTTGAGGAGCTGGCGTACTACCGTGGGCCCAAAGAGGCGCAAGAGTTTGCGCTGCAGAAAATTCGCGACGCGCTGGGCCCTGACCCGGTGTTGACGAGGATTGCCTTCCAGCTACTTGCTCGGTTCCTCCAACCCAACGTCCTTTTTGACCACGGCGAGACAGAGGCGCGCATCGCAACGGAAGTGGCTACCGTGCCCAGGGCCAAAGGGATGGTCTTGGAAGGGGAACGGATAATCGACAGCCATGAGAAGGTCACTGCGCACCACGTGGAGATACTGAACTCACTGGCCGAGGCCCGGGCAGAGCAAGGGGCGCGGAATTTTGGCCGCCAGGTCCTGCGCTTCCTGGGGAGGGTGCTCCTGAGCGGTTTCTGCTTTCTGGTGCTGGCCGTCTTCGTGCACCGGGAGCGGCGTCAGGCTTTGTACGACCCCCGCTACCTTCTTCTGCTGGCCTTAGTGCTGCTGATAGTAGTTGGTGTGGCCTATGGGGTCAATCGCCTCTCCCTTTCGGCCAACCTGATACCTGCCGCCGTCGCCGCGATGCTCCTCACCATCTTTTTTGACCCACGTGTCGCGTTCGTGGCGATGGTGGTTCTCGGCGCCATCCTCGGGGCCATGCGGGGCAACGACTTTGGGGTGTTTGTGACCTGTGTGCTGGTAGGGAGCGCCAGCATCCTTTCGGTGACCAGGGTTCGCAAGCGCAATTGGGTGGTGCGTTCACTGGCTATTACCAGTTTGGCCTACCTGGCGAGCATTGCCGTGCTGGGGCTCATACGTGAGTCCTCCCTGGCAGAGCTGCTGCGGGAATGGGCTTACGGCCTAACCAACGGGGTGGTGAGCCCCATCGTTGCCTACGGCTTGGTCGTGGTGTTTGAGCTTGCCTTTGAAATCACCACCGACATGACCTATCTTGAACTCTCGGACCTAAACAACCCACTGCTTCGCGAACTGGCGCTGAACGCTCCCGGCACCTATCATCACAGCATTATGGTGGGCAATCTCGCCGAGGCAGGGGCGGAGGCCATTGGCGCCAATGGCCTTCTGGTGCGCGTGGGTGCCTACTACCACGACATCGGCAAGATGGACAAACCGGACTATTTTGTGGAGAATCAACGTGGGGGCCGCAACCCCCAGGACCGGCTGAGTCCGACGATGAGCGCGCTGGTTCTGTTGAATCACGTGCGGCGTGGAAGCGAAATGGCGGTGGAACACGGGCTCCCCTCAGAAATCCGGGATTGCATCGAGCAACACCATGGCACCTCGGTAATGAGCTACTTCTACCAGAAGGCAAAGGAGCAAAATGGCGCTAACGCGGTGCGAGAGGACGAGTTCCGTTACCCCGGGCCCAAGCCGCAAACTAAGGAAACAGCTCTGCTGATGCTGGCCGACGCAGTGGAGGCTGCGTCCCGCTCCCTCAAGGACCCCTCAGTGAGCCGTCTGAGGACACTGGTAGCGCAAATCATCGACGAGCGATTCAGGGAGGGGGAATTGGACGAGAGCCCGCTGACCTTGCGGGACTTGAACAAAGTGGGGGAGGCGTTTCTGAAGATTCTCATTGGTAGGTACCACCGCCGGGTTGAATACCCCAAGCCGGAACCGAGTCGTGCCCCGGCCGCCGGAGAGGAGCATGAGCGTTGA
- a CDS encoding GIY-YIG nuclease family protein: MTTYRATNSSFGTGGTQEAACPAGATVVVRNIQWLRACFLPTGVLRRPKAPRLSLVMTGSYALLVHVEVPITVAAGGLGSFSLEPGYYLYVGSARRGMGNRLARHACPRKKLRWHIDYLTAARGVRVLGALVAPAYEECTLHQALREAGGSLPVVPGFGASDCLAGCGSHLLRLTRESRLFDEIVHGAERH, encoded by the coding sequence ATGACGACGTATAGGGCGACGAACTCTTCGTTCGGGACCGGTGGCACGCAGGAAGCCGCCTGCCCCGCGGGTGCAACAGTGGTGGTGCGAAATATTCAATGGTTGCGAGCATGCTTCCTGCCCACGGGGGTTCTGCGGCGGCCAAAGGCGCCCCGCTTGTCCCTGGTAATGACCGGCAGCTATGCTCTCCTCGTGCATGTGGAGGTACCTATCACGGTGGCCGCAGGCGGGCTCGGGAGCTTCTCGCTGGAGCCTGGTTATTACCTCTACGTGGGGAGCGCCAGGCGAGGGATGGGCAACCGACTAGCGCGGCATGCCTGTCCGCGCAAGAAGCTGCGCTGGCACATAGACTATCTTACCGCCGCACGCGGCGTGCGGGTGCTTGGCGCCCTTGTCGCCCCTGCCTACGAGGAGTGCACGCTGCATCAGGCACTAAGGGAGGCAGGAGGGAGCCTCCCAGTGGTTCCTGGCTTTGGTGCATCTGATTGTCTTGCAGGATGTGGGAGCCACCTCCTCCGCCTGACGAGGGAAAGCAGACTGTTCGACGAGATTGTGCATGGGGCGGAGCGCCACTGA